GCCAAAGACAACGTGCGCCGTGAGATGGAAGAAGGCATGAAAGAAGGCGAAGTTAAGAAGAACTAGTCGCGTCTCTCCCTCCCATAGAAAGAGTAGAGGATTTCCGTTTTATTAGAGATCTCCCATTGTAAGATTTAAACTGGTTTGGGTTTGACTGAATTCAGCAGTATATCGTCTTTTCAAGAGGCGTTGTATGCCGGAAAAACGACCTGCGAGGCCATGGTACGTTTGTACCTGAGCCGGATTGAGCAGGCCCGGCATTTGAACGCATACCTGGAAGTATTCGCCCAGGATGCTTTGACGCAGGCAGCGGCATTGGATGCGCGTATCCGGAAAGGAGAACGCCCCGGCAGCCTGGCAGGTGTAGTGATCGGCATCAAAGATGTGATCTGCTATAAAGGTCACGAGGTGACCGCCGCATCAAAGATCCTGGAAGGGTTTACTTCTCTATATTCTGCAACAGCCGTTGAGCGGCTGATCGCTGAAGGCGCCATTATCATAGGGCGCCTTAATTGTGATGAGTTTGCCATGGGTTCCACCAATGAGAACTCAGCTTATGGCAATGTGCTCAACGCCCTGGATAATACACGTGTTCCCGGCGGCAGTTCCGGAGGTTCTGCTGTTGCGGTCCAGGCCGGTTTATGCCAGGTAAGCCTGGGTAGCGATACCGGCGGTTCCGTACGCCAGCCTGCTGATTTTTGTGGTATTGTAGGCCTCAAACCTACTTATGGAAGGATCTCGCGGCATGGGCTGATCGCCTATGCTTCCTCATTCGACCAGATAGGCATTTTTGGCTCGAATATTGCAGATGTGGCACTGGTTCTACAAGTCATCGCCGGACCTGATACTTATGATAGTACGGCCTCTCAAAGTAAAGTGCCTGATTATCAAGCTAGTCTCCAACACAATAAAAACCGGAGATTTGCGTATTTAAAGGATGCACTGCATCATGAAGGCCTTGATCCTGAGATGCGTGGGGGATATGAAAGTTTCTTTGAAGATTTGAAAGCAGAAGGACACACCGTAGAAGGGGTGAACTTCGATTACCTGGATTATGTAGTGGCAGCCTATTATGTGCTCACCACCGCAGAAGCCTCCAGCAACCTTAGCAGATTTGACGGGGTCAAGTACGGTTACCGTACCCCTGAAAAGGATCTGGACCTGACAGATTTCTACAAGAAAAGCAGGTCTGAGGGTTTTGGAAAAGAGGTAAAACGCCGTATCCTCCTGGGTACCTTTGTGTTGAGCGCCGGTTACTACGATGCTTATTTCACTAAGGCTCAGCAGGTTAGGAGGCTGGTAGTAGAAAGGATGCAAAAGATCCTGGCTGAATATGATGCCATTCTGCTCCCAACCGTCCCTACAACGGCTTTTAAGATTGGGGAAAAAATGGATGATCCCATAGCTATGTACCTGGCGGACATCTACACAGTTTTAGCCAATCTGACCGGGGTTCCGGCAATTTCCGTACCTTTGCACAGGCATTCAAACGGGATGCCATATGGTATACAGATCATCACGAAGGAGTTTGACGAAGAGAACTTGTTACAAATAGCACATAGCATGTTGCATGAGCAGCAAGTAAACATAGAATAAAACAACAACGCGTATGACGAAAGTCTTTTTATCACTCCTATTGCCGGCTTTGGGGATTATCACCAGTGCAGACGCCGCCAGCAATATGAGCCCTAAGGAGATGGTTATCCCGGGAATT
This DNA window, taken from Chitinophaga niabensis, encodes the following:
- the gatA gene encoding Asp-tRNA(Asn)/Glu-tRNA(Gln) amidotransferase subunit GatA, which codes for MYAGKTTCEAMVRLYLSRIEQARHLNAYLEVFAQDALTQAAALDARIRKGERPGSLAGVVIGIKDVICYKGHEVTAASKILEGFTSLYSATAVERLIAEGAIIIGRLNCDEFAMGSTNENSAYGNVLNALDNTRVPGGSSGGSAVAVQAGLCQVSLGSDTGGSVRQPADFCGIVGLKPTYGRISRHGLIAYASSFDQIGIFGSNIADVALVLQVIAGPDTYDSTASQSKVPDYQASLQHNKNRRFAYLKDALHHEGLDPEMRGGYESFFEDLKAEGHTVEGVNFDYLDYVVAAYYVLTTAEASSNLSRFDGVKYGYRTPEKDLDLTDFYKKSRSEGFGKEVKRRILLGTFVLSAGYYDAYFTKAQQVRRLVVERMQKILAEYDAILLPTVPTTAFKIGEKMDDPIAMYLADIYTVLANLTGVPAISVPLHRHSNGMPYGIQIITKEFDEENLLQIAHSMLHEQQVNIE